A portion of the Juglans microcarpa x Juglans regia isolate MS1-56 chromosome 1D, Jm3101_v1.0, whole genome shotgun sequence genome contains these proteins:
- the LOC121251173 gene encoding uncharacterized protein LOC121251173, producing MEQTNNGIGYPSPSSSPPTPPSPLPISVGPGNQKYIFSSSPSASPPFSPHSSSHTSAENLPLLHAKLSATALPVALAFSLDRRRDPDDLDSKTSCLEDMLKWFIEKCCRCCSRPL from the exons ATGGAGCAAACGAACAATGGTATTGGTTATCcttctccatcatcatcacctccAACACCTCCCTCACCACTTCCCATCAGTGTAGGACCAGGCAACCAAAAATACATCTTCTCTTCATCTCCATCAGCTTCCCCTCCCTTCTCACCCCATTCTTCAAGCCATACATCGGCAGAGAATCTCCCTCTTTTGCATGCTAAACTGTCCGCTACTGCACTGCCAGTGGCATTGGCATTCTCATTGGATCGTCGTCGAGACCCGGATGATTTGGATTCCAAGACCTCTTGCCTTGAAGACAT GCTCAAATGGTTTATAGAGAAATGCTGCAGATGCTGTTCCAGGCCTctctga